The genomic interval TGTGATTTTGTTAATTTTCTTAATCTATTTAGTTGTTCAACTTTCTACCCAGCGTGTAAAAAGTCAAAATCTAAAACTAGAAGGGATTGTTCAAGAGCGAACAAAGGAAATTGCAGAACAAAATCATCAATTAGAGATTCAAAAAGAAGAAATTACGGCTAAAACAATGGATATTCTAGATAGCATCCATTATGCAAAACGCATTCAATCTACGATTCTTCCAACCCATACTCGATTGAATGAATTATTCAAACAACATTTTGTATTTTATCGTCCAAAAGACATTGTTTCTGGTGACTTTTATTGGGCTCGAGAAGTACAAGGGAAAGTGATTTTCTCAGCGGTCGATTGTACAGGTCATGGTGTTCCTGGAGCATTAGTAAGTATCGTTGGGAATAACGGATTACTTCGTGCAATCAATGAATTTAAGTTGACTGAACCGAGTGAAATTTTAGATAAGCTACGTGAAATTGTAATCAATGCATTCCGCGCAGAAGGTCAGGCTGATGTGAAAGATGGAATGGACATTGCACTTTGTTCTATTGACCAAAAAACAGGTGTCTTGAAGTTCTCAGGAGCAAATAACGAATGTGTTATTATACGAAATGGGGAAATCATAGAATTGAAGCCAAACAAACAACCAATCGGCCAATTCATTGATGCAAAACCTTTCCACCAACAAGAGTATCAATTAGAGCATAATGATTGTGTATATCTGTATACCGATGGATATGTAGATCAGTTTGGTGGAGATCGTTTGAAAAAATTCAAATCAAGACCTTTCAAGGTACTTCTTTCTACCATCTATCATTTGAGTATGGAAGAGCAATACACCGAAATTCAACAAAATTTTGATACTTGGAAACACGATGTTGATCAAGTAGACGACGTTTGCGTATTTGCAGTAAAATATATAAAAACATCACATGAAAGCTAAATGGCCTGCATTATTGGCTTGGGCTTTCCTCGCACTACTTATTCTACTTTTCTTAGGTTGGATCGAGTTTTCTTGGAAATTGACCAAAGTACTCCCCTTTTTTATTACTTGCTTGTTCTTGTTTTTTCAGGTATTAACAATCAGCAAAATAAACTCTGGAACATTCCGAATCATTAATCGAGGATTATTGATTGCACAGGTACTACTGCTTGGATTCTTTTTGCTTTCAATGGTCGAAATTCGTTCAATTTGGAAAATAAACATGCTCTTACTTCTTGCAGCGACACATATTTATTTACTGGATCTCAATAATCGCTATATCCAAACCAGGGTGTTTTCAAAATGGCTTTTGCTGTTCCTTTTAGTAATTAGCTTGGTGGCTTTCTTGTTTGTTCAGCAATCGCCCTATTTAATGAATGTGGGATTCACTAGCGCTATAATCTCTGGCTTGGTTGTTTTGATGAATATCTTTTTGTTTAATCCAAAGAAAGAAGGTTCAAGCGACTAATTAGTCTGGACTTGAGTTAGAATCTCTATACAAAGCGTTGTTTCGTTTTCGTATTATTGGAAGATAAAATAACATAATTATGAGTCAATTACAAGTAACTCAAGAAAAGTATATTTATAAGTACTTTCCAATAAATGAATTTCTATTTCGCGTTTTAATAAATAACGAATTGTTTTTTGCTAATCCATTTAATTTTAATGATCCCTTTGATTGTCAATTTCAACTTAATCTAATAGAAGGCTCAGAAGCGGAACAAGAATGGAATCGAAATTTAGATTCAGTTTTGACTGAGTCCGATCATCTTTTGATAGACCGACTTAACTTGAGAAATAATTTAGCATCAGGTTTAACTCCACATTTTATTGAAGGAGTATCTAAACTGATTGGAGTAACATGCTTTTCAGAAAAACCAGATAATTTTTTAATGTGGTCTCATTATGGTGCAAGTCATTCTGGAGTTTGTTTAAAATTTGATTGGAGAATGCATAAAGAATATTTTCAAGGAACACGCGTTGTTTACGAAGACAATTTGCCCGTTGCAGAATATTCATCGAGTCAAGGGTTTCAAGATCAAATTCCAAGAATTGTTCTAACTAAATTAACCCATTGGTCATATGAAAATGAGGTCCGATCAGTTATTACTACTGAAAACAACAAAAGAACACCTTCCTTTAATCCTAAATCACTTTCTGGAGTCATATTCGGAGATAAAACAAATAATACAGATATTGAGCTTATAAAGAGAATTATCGCATTACATGGTGAATATTCCAATATTGAATTTTATAAAGCCAATTTACTTAGAACGGAAAGTCGAATTAATATCTCTAAGTTAGAGTGAAGTAAATCTTAAAAAACTATGTGATCTATGTTCCTATGTGGTTTAATCATTCTCCTTTCACATACGTCCCGATCGCATAAAGCCGCTTCAACCAGTATTCCGAATCTTCAATATTTGTAATGATTACACCTTTACTTGAACTCGCATGAATCATCGTCAAAGGTTCTCCTTTTGCAGAAATGACGATTCCTACGTGTGAAATACCTGATCCATTATTAAAGAACACCAAATCTCCTTTTTGCGCATTCTTCTGCTTCACTTTCACCGAAGAATTGTATTGATCTTCTGCTCTGCGACTTAAAGTAACTTTAAATTCTTTCATCACAAATGAAGTAAATCCACTACAATCAAAACCTTTTGAATCTACGCCAGCCCATTTGTATGGCACTCCCAACTGTTTCTTAGCGATTTTTACAATTTCTTCTCGTTCCACAGACGTTGCAACTGTTTCTTTGACTTCTGGCGCATCAACTACTGGAGCGTTAATTTCCCCAGGGACATCTAAATCTGGAATACGATCAAATAAGCCAAACAAAATTTGTTGGATTTCATCGTATTTGGCTTGTTTCCCTTCCGATTTGTAATTCAAAGCCTTCTTAACCAAATCTCTTTTTAATTGAGCTACATGATTCAAATGCGTATTGAAAACTTTAATCCCTTCAGGGGTTGATAAAACATTGCTAAATAATTCTCGGGCTTCTTGTAAGGCTTTCGGATGAATTTGTCCCCACAGTCCTCTATCAGCTAATTGAAACAAAGCCAAACTCTTATAGAATTCAGGTTTATACGAATAATCATAATCAGGTTGATCCAACAAATTATTCGCTTTCCGAAAAACCATTTTATAATGTCCTTGATCATACAAGACTTCCAATTTATCCAATGCCTTCACTTGTCCGAATAAACTTAGTGAACTAAAACATAAAACTCCTAATATCAATAAACCTTTCATGTACCTTCTATAGAACTATTCGACTTAAAAATACGAAAAGACCTTCTTTTCAGTCGAAATAAAAGACCAACATTTCATTGTTCGTAACTAGCCTATCAAATTACCTTTTTTTAACAAGAATCTAGCGCTTCGGAAATTTCGAACAAGTTGATTGAACGTTTTATCATTATATTAGTATTCTCAAGAAA from Fluviicola taffensis DSM 16823 carries:
- a CDS encoding DUF2971 domain-containing protein; this encodes MSQLQVTQEKYIYKYFPINEFLFRVLINNELFFANPFNFNDPFDCQFQLNLIEGSEAEQEWNRNLDSVLTESDHLLIDRLNLRNNLASGLTPHFIEGVSKLIGVTCFSEKPDNFLMWSHYGASHSGVCLKFDWRMHKEYFQGTRVVYEDNLPVAEYSSSQGFQDQIPRIVLTKLTHWSYENEVRSVITTENNKRTPSFNPKSLSGVIFGDKTNNTDIELIKRIIALHGEYSNIEFYKANLLRTESRINISKLE
- a CDS encoding C40 family peptidase is translated as MKGLLILGVLCFSSLSLFGQVKALDKLEVLYDQGHYKMVFRKANNLLDQPDYDYSYKPEFYKSLALFQLADRGLWGQIHPKALQEARELFSNVLSTPEGIKVFNTHLNHVAQLKRDLVKKALNYKSEGKQAKYDEIQQILFGLFDRIPDLDVPGEINAPVVDAPEVKETVATSVEREEIVKIAKKQLGVPYKWAGVDSKGFDCSGFTSFVMKEFKVTLSRRAEDQYNSSVKVKQKNAQKGDLVFFNNGSGISHVGIVISAKGEPLTMIHASSSKGVIITNIEDSEYWLKRLYAIGTYVKGE